A region from the Stygiolobus caldivivus genome encodes:
- a CDS encoding type II toxin-antitoxin system VapC family toxin has product MSDPHYVDTNVILSLVEEDPNYEKAIRIRDIRNLVTGEVTVLELNSFYSRKLKDEIKAKAAALYSLKFSDVRVTEVDWNRLLRKSEELSLRLQLKTLDILQISSATLIGAPYFLTFDKDILGKKELVKMYTGIEVNELSKLG; this is encoded by the coding sequence ATGAGTGACCCACATTATGTAGATACTAACGTTATTTTATCCCTAGTGGAGGAAGACCCTAATTATGAAAAAGCGATAAGGATAAGGGATATCAGGAATTTGGTCACCGGCGAGGTAACGGTTTTAGAGCTTAACTCTTTTTACTCTAGGAAACTTAAGGATGAAATTAAGGCTAAAGCTGCAGCCCTTTACTCGTTAAAGTTTTCCGACGTGAGGGTAACTGAAGTTGACTGGAACAGGCTGTTGAGAAAAAGTGAGGAACTTTCTTTAAGGCTGCAGTTAAAGACGTTAGACATATTACAGATATCATCTGCTACACTGATCGGGGCCCCGTACTTTTTGACTTTTGATAAGGACATACTGGGTAAAAAGGAGTTGGTAAAAATGTATACGGGGATAGAAGTCAATGAGTTAAGTAAATTAGGTTAA
- a CDS encoding VapB-type antitoxin, with protein MVNVVITIKVNEGIAKLIEKMIELGIAKSKNEAVNLLIEYGRVEIEKKIREQEEVMKLVDEWFKNGFPYKKLDTSDLREERYE; from the coding sequence ATGGTAAACGTCGTCATTACTATAAAGGTGAATGAAGGAATTGCCAAACTGATTGAAAAGATGATCGAGCTCGGGATCGCCAAGTCGAAAAACGAGGCCGTGAACCTATTAATAGAATATGGAAGAGTTGAAATAGAGAAAAAAATACGTGAACAGGAAGAGGTCATGAAGTTGGTAGACGAATGGTTTAAGAACGGTTTTCCATATAAAAAGTTGGACACTTCCGACTTGAGGGAAGAAAGGTATGAGTGA
- a CDS encoding VapB-type antitoxin: MSTVISVRIKKEIKEELEKHGIDIDQEVRKFLEELYLKVKAKEYVNSWIELLKGVKPSEEGFSERSVREDRESH; the protein is encoded by the coding sequence ATGTCTACAGTTATTAGTGTGAGAATAAAAAAGGAGATAAAAGAGGAATTAGAAAAGCACGGAATCGATATTGACCAAGAGGTTAGGAAATTCTTAGAGGAATTGTACTTAAAAGTTAAGGCTAAGGAATACGTTAACTCGTGGATTGAGTTGCTTAAAGGTGTAAAACCCAGCGAAGAAGGGTTCTCTGAGAGGTCGGTGAGGGAGGACCGTGAAAGCCATTGA